Genomic segment of Peribacillus frigoritolerans:
TACATCGGAAACAAGGAGAAAAACAAAACATAAAAAGAAAAATAGATAAATTGATACCAGATTACCGAGCTGTCCAGGATATTCTGATACACTAAGCTATATATGATCAGCATGCTGACTAAATTAAAGATAGCCCCCCCTAAATAAATCAGCGTATTCGTCAATCGATTATCATGTTTCAATCCCTTGAACTCGCAAGTCCCATTCCAAAAATAATATTTCCTTACTTCTATGTTCCGAAAGGCGAAAATTTTATTGCCACAACCGATCAAGATTTTCTTTTCTGATCCCCCAAAGATCGTAACAAAGAAAATATGCCCGCTCAAATGTATCAGCGTAACGATCGGCATGATCAAAAAAAAGGAAAATAGAAATTTAATGATATCAGAGAGACCAAACATGTTTAAGCAACCCTCCTTACTAGAGCAATTTTCTTAACAGGATGCTACTCTGATACCCTGCCCACACTAGTTATAACTAGTAAATTTTCACAGTGGTCATATGTTGCTTTCCACAAGTGCTAAGAGGATAATTTGTTCTCTTCTGCTTAATCCGGGCTGTTTCCAACTTAATTTGGTCTGACATCAGGGTTTTTTAGACTATCTCCTGCTTAATTCGACCTTCCTCCGATTATTTCGACCTATCTCCAGCTTAATTCGACCTTCCACCGATTAATTCGACCTATCTCCTGCTTATTTCGTCCTTCCTCCGATTATTTCGACCTATCTCAGCTTTATCCGTCCTTCCTCCTGCTTTTTCTGGCCTTCAAAAAAAGCTATCTCCTTCCAAATAAATTTAGAATAGTGATAGCCTTTACATCTTTATTTAGCGATTGGGGGTGCGAAGAATTTCTGCGTTGTTTTGTCCTGGCCTCAAGCCTGTATGTTTATATTCAGGGGTGAAAACCGATGTTTTGAATGGGCAGGCGATTTGCTTCTGGACATTTCCTTTTCCGTCAGGTACCTCGACGATCATTCCCCTTTCCTTCAATTGGGGGTGTTCGGCCGCTTCGGTGAAGGTCAGCACTGGTTCTGCACAGGCCTCGAAATCAGCGAATATTTCCTGCCATTCATGAAAATCTCTTTCAAGGAAAGCCAGTCGGATGGCCGTTTTAAATCTAATTCCGCTTTCTTCATCGCTTTTCATGCTGAGGTCATACAATTCGGGTGCACCGATTGCTTCGCATAATGCTTTTCGAAATGGGGGCTCAAGGCTCCCTACCGAAAAATGGCGTCCATCTTTCGTTTCGTAAAAGTCATAAAAGGATCCTCCGTTTAACATCATTTTTTCTGGTTCAAGCTCGAGGCCCCCTTGTAAATTCAAAGGTGCGGATATGGCATTCAAGGCAAAACTGCAGTCGGTCATGCTGATGTCGATGGCTTGGCCGAATCCCGTTCTTTCCCTGTGAATGACTGCAGATAATATACCGATAACAGCATGCAATGAGCCTCCGGCAAGATCTGCTATTTGGGTTCCGTTTTTTGCCGGTCCGCCCTTTTTCGTACCGGAATAGCCTGATAAGCCTGCAATTGAAATATAATTGATATCATGTCCCGGTCGGTCTTTATAGGGACCAGTCTGGCCGAATCCCGTGATGGAACAGTAAATCAGCTTTGGATTGATCGATTTTAATGCCTCATACCCCAGTCCCAGACGTTCCATGACACCTGGACGGAATTGTTCAATGACGATATCGTATTCCTTCACTAGGTTTTTTACAGATTCGATTGACTCAGATTGTTTTAAATCCAGTGTGATCGACTTCTTCGATCTATTAAGATATTGGTTCACACCCCATGAATCCTTTGCTCCCGGCCTCTCTACCTTCAATACATCCGCTCCTAAATCCGCAAGCATCAAAGTGGCATATGGGCCTGGCAGTAACGTTGAAAAGTCCAATACTTTTAAATGAGTCAATAAGGTCATCAGCCGTGCACCTTCCCTTTCCATTGAAAATATTAAAAGCTTTCCCCGTCGTTCTGTACATTCAATTTAGCAGAGATTACGATTATCATATAACACCTCTCATCGAATATGTATAAATTTCCATTTAACAAAAATAAAAAGCTAGGAATCGGCTTCCTAGCTTTTTGATGATGAGCATAACAAGTAAATGCCGGACAATTCAATACTGCATTGTCCGGCTGATTTCACTTTAAGGTTGTTCATTCATATTTTTTGTCAAAGTCAAATTCGACTTCATCAAGTTTAACGAATTTAGTTTTTCTTATCAGTTTATAGCCAAACCATAGACCAAGGAAAAGCGGGATTCCCAGGTATGCTGCTATAACACTGCCCCAATCGATCTGGTCTGAGAAAAAGGCTTGGATATTTTGGGACAGGATGACGATCATGCCAATTAATATGGCAAAGATCGGACCTATCGGGAACCATAATGCCTTATATGGCAGCTTCTCCAATGAATGGCCTTGAGCGATGAATGCTTTCCGGAAACGGTAATGGCTGATGGAAATGCCCAGCCAAAAGATGAATCCTGTAATTCCAATGGCATTCATTAACCAAATATACACTTTACCATCACCGAATACGGAGGCTAAAAAGGCAAGCATGCCGATGGAACATGTCAAAATCATGCCTGCAACCGGTACTCCGCGTTTATTAAGTTTTGCAAAAATACGCGGTGCTTGTCCATCTTTTGCCATTGAATATAACATACGCGTAGATGCATATAGACTGGAGTTACCTGCAGATAATACTGCTGTTAAAATGACGGCATTCATAAGCGAAGCAGCAAAGGCCACTCCAGCTTTTTCAAAAATGAGTGTGAATGGACTTACCATGACGTTATCACCTTGTAAACTTGGATTCGTATAAGGGATAAGCAGTCCTATTACGAAGATTGCAAATACGTAAAAGAGCAGGATTCTCCAGAATACACTTTTAATGGCCTTCGGTATATTCCTTGCTGGATCTTCACTCTCACCGGCAGCAACACCGACAATTTCAGTACCTTGAAAAGAAAAGCCAGCCGCTATGAATACAATGAAGACACCCATGAACCCACCCGGGAAAGGAGCCTCATCGACGGTGAAGTTTTTAAAACCTACTGCTTCGCCGCCCATAATGCCGACGATCATTAGCAGCCCGACGATTATAAAAATAACGATGGCCGTGACTTTTATGAAGGAAAACCAGTATTCCCCTTCACCATATCCTTTAACGGATAAATAGTTCAATAGGAAAATGAGCACCAAGAATGATGAACTCCACAACAATGATGGACTATTCGGAAACCAGAATTTCATGATCATTGTCGAGGCTGCCAACTCTGCAGCTATCGTCATCGACCAATTGAACCAATACGTCCATCCCAAGGCAAATCCAAATGCCGGATCGACGAACTTCGACCCATAGGTACTGAAAGAGCCGCTTGTCGGCATGAATGCTGCCAATTCCCCTAAGCTCGTCATCACAAAGTACACCATTGCCCCAACTAAGGCATAAGCAAGTAATGCTCCGCCTGGCCCAGCTGTATGAATGGCTGCCCCGCTGCTGAGGAACAGCCCGGTGCCAATAGCCCCTCCAATGGAAATCATCGTTAAATGGCGGGATTTTAAACCGCGCTTTAATCCTTGTTCTTCTTGCTTTGGAGGATGCAAGATGTCATTTTCTTGTTTTGGTATCATAAATTTTCATCCCTTTCTATATAAGCGCTTTCATATATGGGGAAATCCATTTAATAAATTTTCCTATTTCATAGACTTTCAAATAGACCTAATTTACAATTCGAATTCCTTTTCTGAATATATGCAATTTTCATGCCAGATTTACAAAGCGCAATATTCAACAAATTATCAAAAAAAAATGCCTTCAATAGACAAATTTCTTTGCACTTTACGCCATGTTTTTTTGCACATTATGCCATGTTTTTTTGCACATTTATTCATTTGGTTTAATTTAAATACATTCCAAATATTACTAAAAGAATATATTCAAAGAATATTTCTATTAAAATCCATTTTTCTCCATTTTATTCCTTTAAATGTCATATTTTTTGCGAGTTTTCTCCATTTGATAATAATATGAAACGATGTAAAAATGAGGTATTCTCATGAAGGAGTTGAGTGTTATGAAAGGTAAGGTATTTTTAGGAACTGCACTATCCATCGGTCTATTATTTTCTGCTATTCCCCATCAAGAAGCTTTAGCGGCAAAAAATGTGTTAAGTGTTGAAAAGTACAATAAGCATAAGGATTCGCTAGAATTCAAGTCTGGGAAACTTACGGACCCATCCAAGCAAACGGCAGAAAATATCATTCTTACCTTTTTTGATGAAAACAAAAAGTCTTACAAGCTAGAAAAGCAAAAGGCAAAGGACTCCTTCACGATTCAGAAAGAAAGCAAGGATGAACTAGGCAACACCGTCCTTAGATTGCAACAAACCTATAAAGGCGTACCTGTATGGAATTCCACACAAGCAGTATTGATTGACGCTAAAGGTGTATTAAGCGTCGTGTCCGGTACGGTTGAAGCCAATCTAAACACGAAATTAGGCAAAAAGGCTAAAAAAGGCATCAGTGAATCCGAAGCTATCAAAATAGCGGAAGCGGATCTTGGGTTCACCCCTGCCTACGAACAATCACCTGAATCTGACCTATATGTATATGCAAATGAAGGCAAGGCCGATTATGTTTATAAAGTCAATTTGAAATTCCTAAGTCCGGAACCAGGAAATCATAATTATTTCATTTCAGTCAAAACGGGTAAAATCCTGAATAAATATAATACACTAGATGAAGTGACAGGGACCAATTCCGTCGGGACGGGCACCGGTGTGCTAAACAACACCGTGTCGCTGAACACTACCTTATCCAACGGCCAATACTATTTACAGGACAATACACGCGGTAAAGGCATCTACACTTATAATGCCAATAACCGTTCAAGATTGCCTGGTACACTCTTTTCCAACACAACAAATGCATTTACTGCTTCTGCCGATAAAGCTGCGGTGGATGCCCATTATTATGCGGGTAAAACCTATGATTATTACAAATCCACATTTGGCCGGAACTCTTATGATGGAAATGGAACCATCCTGAAATCAACCGTTCATTATGGCTCAAGATACAATAATGCTTTCTGGGATGGCACCCAAATGGTTTACGGTGATGGAGATGGCACGACATTCATC
This window contains:
- a CDS encoding M4 family metallopeptidase, producing MKGKVFLGTALSIGLLFSAIPHQEALAAKNVLSVEKYNKHKDSLEFKSGKLTDPSKQTAENIILTFFDENKKSYKLEKQKAKDSFTIQKESKDELGNTVLRLQQTYKGVPVWNSTQAVLIDAKGVLSVVSGTVEANLNTKLGKKAKKGISESEAIKIAEADLGFTPAYEQSPESDLYVYANEGKADYVYKVNLKFLSPEPGNHNYFISVKTGKILNKYNTLDEVTGTNSVGTGTGVLNNTVSLNTTLSNGQYYLQDNTRGKGIYTYNANNRSRLPGTLFSNTTNAFTASADKAAVDAHYYAGKTYDYYKSTFGRNSYDGNGTILKSTVHYGSRYNNAFWDGTQMVYGDGDGTTFIPLSGGLDVVAHELTHAVTSSESNLTYQNESGALNEAISDIFGTVVEFKNQSAKADYLVGEDIYTPSISGDALRSMANPTLNGDPDHYSNRYTGTGDNGGVHTNSGIINKAAYLISAGGTHHGVSVSGIGIDKLGTIFYRANTTYLTSSSTFSQARAAVIQAASDLYGSSSAEVTAVKNAFTAVGVN
- a CDS encoding CaiB/BaiF CoA transferase family protein; amino-acid sequence: MTLLTHLKVLDFSTLLPGPYATLMLADLGADVLKVERPGAKDSWGVNQYLNRSKKSITLDLKQSESIESVKNLVKEYDIVIEQFRPGVMERLGLGYEALKSINPKLIYCSITGFGQTGPYKDRPGHDINYISIAGLSGYSGTKKGGPAKNGTQIADLAGGSLHAVIGILSAVIHRERTGFGQAIDISMTDCSFALNAISAPLNLQGGLELEPEKMMLNGGSFYDFYETKDGRHFSVGSLEPPFRKALCEAIGAPELYDLSMKSDEESGIRFKTAIRLAFLERDFHEWQEIFADFEACAEPVLTFTEAAEHPQLKERGMIVEVPDGKGNVQKQIACPFKTSVFTPEYKHTGLRPGQNNAEILRTPNR
- a CDS encoding amino acid permease, with amino-acid sequence MIPKQENDILHPPKQEEQGLKRGLKSRHLTMISIGGAIGTGLFLSSGAAIHTAGPGGALLAYALVGAMVYFVMTSLGELAAFMPTSGSFSTYGSKFVDPAFGFALGWTYWFNWSMTIAAELAASTMIMKFWFPNSPSLLWSSSFLVLIFLLNYLSVKGYGEGEYWFSFIKVTAIVIFIIVGLLMIVGIMGGEAVGFKNFTVDEAPFPGGFMGVFIVFIAAGFSFQGTEIVGVAAGESEDPARNIPKAIKSVFWRILLFYVFAIFVIGLLIPYTNPSLQGDNVMVSPFTLIFEKAGVAFAASLMNAVILTAVLSAGNSSLYASTRMLYSMAKDGQAPRIFAKLNKRGVPVAGMILTCSIGMLAFLASVFGDGKVYIWLMNAIGITGFIFWLGISISHYRFRKAFIAQGHSLEKLPYKALWFPIGPIFAILIGMIVILSQNIQAFFSDQIDWGSVIAAYLGIPLFLGLWFGYKLIRKTKFVKLDEVEFDFDKKYE